TCTTTTTGTTGCTGTAATGGCATATTTCTGACACTAAAGGTAATGGAAGCCATTTTTTTATCTTTTGTAATCATAGATGATTTCATTGCTTCTGGAAGAGAGTCAATTAGCTGATTCATTTGATCTTTATTAGAAGGTAATTGGCCATCATTCATCATCTTCAATGCTGATGCAATACTTGTTGAAGATTCAAAGGCATCGTATTTATTAAGATTATTTTTTTCGAAGTTTTCCATCCATTGAAGAACTTCTTGTTTTGTTACATCTTCAGCTTCAACCATAAAACTCACTTCCATAGTTGAACCTATAGTATCTCGAATTTCGTTTAAACCTATTAATGCTGGTGAATCTTGTGGCATCAGTTTTTCAATGTCTGTTTCCACTCTAAGATCATCTTCAAACGTAAAACCACCAACCGATAACCCTATTGCTAATAATAAAACAACTAAAGGATAAGCAACAACTTTTCTTGATAACCACCCAAGAGCTTTTTCAATCTTATTGGAATGTTGCTTATTAACAGAATGCTTTTGTTTTCGGTCACGAATATTCAAGATAGAAAACATTAAAAATAATTCAAGCGTATAAATAACAAAGACACCAATAGATAACATAATACCAAAATCTTGAATCATAGGAACTTTGGAAACTAATAAGGTAATAAACCCTGCTGTCATCGTAACTACAGCAATACCTACGGCTGGTCCCATATGCTTAATTGAAGTTATAACAGATTCTTTAGCATTTCCTGTTTTTGTAAATTCTTCGTCATATCTATTATGAAATTGAATTGCAAAGTCCGCTCCAAGACCTATTAAGATTGGAAGGATTGCCATTGTTACCATACTTAGCGGAATCCCGAAATATCCCATTAAACCAAATGTCCATACAATTCCAATAAGTACAACCGGTAAAGTTAATAGGCGCCATTTAACCGGAAAAACAATTAATAAGATTATTATCATAAGGACAACTGACAAACCAAGCATAACTGCCATATCTTTTGTCATGCTATCTTGTATGGCTTGCGTTAGTTTTGGTGTGCCTGATACAAGTGATTCCAATCCGTTAATGTCTTTTTCCTTAAATATATCTTCAACATCACTAACAGCTTGGTTCATATCATCAATCGATAAATTTCCAGCTAATTTTGTAACAATTACCGCATGTTCCCCATTTTGTGGTAAAAGATCATTCGCCATTTCTTGAACATTACCATTTTCATCAAAAAGAACGGTTTTGACAAAAGCCTCGTTTGTTAGGGATGGTTCTCCCATTTCTTCCATTTGCTTCATTTGAGAACCGTATTGGGCTTCTATCTGTTGCATTACCTGTAATTTTGTTTCTTCTGCCACTTTTGCCTGCATATCTTCTGAAGCGCCTTTTTCTTTTGCTGCTTGAACGGCTTGGTTGATTGCTTCTTCAACTGCCTGATTAATTTGTTGTTGAAATGCTTCTTTCTGTTGGATCGCTTGATCAACAGCCAAATCAACCACAGAAACAGGGCTAAATACAGAACCAATTAAAGGATT
This DNA window, taken from Bacillaceae bacterium S4-13-56, encodes the following:
- a CDS encoding hydrophobe/amphiphile efflux-3 (HAE3) family transporter yields the protein MRWFFSAISKWTTEKSRLSIILIILMTVIMVIGATKIEVRTGQDMMIPSDDPVFQDNLRFQKEFGGESIFVLLSGDKEKIISSLDEMNDIQKELNNNPLIGSVFSPVSVVDLAVDQAIQQKEAFQQQINQAVEEAINQAVQAAKEKGASEDMQAKVAEETKLQVMQQIEAQYGSQMKQMEEMGEPSLTNEAFVKTVLFDENGNVQEMANDLLPQNGEHAVIVTKLAGNLSIDDMNQAVSDVEDIFKEKDINGLESLVSGTPKLTQAIQDSMTKDMAVMLGLSVVLMIIILLIVFPVKWRLLTLPVVLIGIVWTFGLMGYFGIPLSMVTMAILPILIGLGADFAIQFHNRYDEEFTKTGNAKESVITSIKHMGPAVGIAVVTMTAGFITLLVSKVPMIQDFGIMLSIGVFVIYTLELFLMFSILNIRDRKQKHSVNKQHSNKIEKALGWLSRKVVAYPLVVLLLAIGLSVGGFTFEDDLRVETDIEKLMPQDSPALIGLNEIRDTIGSTMEVSFMVEAEDVTKQEVLQWMENFEKNNLNKYDAFESSTSIASALKMMNDGQLPSNKDQMNQLIDSLPEAMKSSMITKDKKMASITFSVRNMPLQQQKELIEEIENDIQSPEGVEVTSTGMVVLAVKSISTLTDNRDFTTFLGIGAVFLSLLVLYRRIKLAVYPIVPIVLVIGWSSAMMYFLDVAINPLTAVLSALILGIGTEFTILLMERYQEERGKGIESQEAMITAMTKIGRAITASALTVTGGFSTLIFSDFVMLKAFGITTVLDTMFCLLSTLLVLPSIIILFEKRLGTKRTKNAQTE